Proteins from a genomic interval of Gemmatimonas sp.:
- a CDS encoding divalent metal cation transporter yields the protein MLGPGLLAGLSDDDPAGITTYSILGTEYGYRLLWIIPASTVLLIQFHLIAVRLGAVSGKGFVALVRSRWGRGWGYAAVLGLLFANFGTICAEYAGIAAAGAMVGVPAWLSAPIAGTLIALMVVVGSFHRIERVLLLVSSTLVLYIVDGVLAAPDWRAAASGAVTPRLPLEPAGWVALAAALGTTLAPWGLAFIQSYAVDKKITVATLRWARVDVVIGSVLTGVVGLAIAVACAATLYPVRAHVETAADAAMALRPLAGSFATTLFGAALLGASLLAAAIVPISTAYSIAEATGEPASLGLDSRHFHWFYAAFVGLTVAAVSVVALPRLPLIPLIYSSQVVNAVLLPLQLLALNLLDADVAVVGDARPARWVRMLSWMSLGLVLACLAGMVWAWR from the coding sequence GTGCTGGGCCCAGGGCTGCTGGCTGGACTGTCGGACGACGACCCGGCCGGCATCACCACCTACTCCATACTCGGCACCGAGTACGGATATCGCCTCCTGTGGATCATCCCGGCGTCCACGGTGTTGCTCATCCAGTTCCACCTCATCGCGGTCCGCCTGGGGGCCGTGAGCGGCAAGGGCTTCGTGGCGCTCGTGCGAAGCCGCTGGGGGCGCGGGTGGGGTTACGCGGCCGTACTCGGCCTGCTGTTCGCCAACTTCGGCACCATTTGCGCGGAGTACGCCGGCATCGCCGCCGCCGGCGCCATGGTGGGGGTTCCCGCCTGGCTCAGCGCACCGATTGCCGGGACGCTCATTGCCCTCATGGTGGTGGTAGGATCATTCCATCGCATCGAACGCGTGTTGCTGCTGGTGTCTTCCACCCTCGTGCTGTACATCGTGGACGGCGTGCTGGCTGCCCCGGACTGGCGGGCCGCGGCAAGTGGCGCGGTGACCCCGCGTCTGCCCCTCGAACCGGCCGGCTGGGTGGCGCTCGCAGCCGCGCTTGGCACTACCCTCGCCCCGTGGGGATTGGCATTCATTCAGTCGTACGCGGTGGACAAGAAGATCACGGTGGCCACCTTGCGCTGGGCGCGTGTGGACGTCGTGATCGGCTCGGTACTCACCGGCGTGGTGGGGCTCGCCATTGCCGTGGCGTGTGCAGCCACGCTGTACCCGGTGCGGGCGCACGTGGAGACCGCTGCCGATGCGGCCATGGCCCTGCGGCCACTGGCCGGCTCGTTCGCCACGACCCTGTTCGGCGCGGCGCTGCTGGGCGCCTCGCTGCTCGCGGCGGCCATCGTACCCATTTCCACGGCGTACTCCATCGCCGAAGCGACGGGAGAACCGGCGTCACTGGGGCTGGATTCGCGGCACTTCCACTGGTTCTACGCGGCGTTCGTTGGGCTTACCGTAGCGGCGGTGAGTGTCGTGGCACTTCCCCGCCTGCCGCTCATTCCCCTCATCTACTCCAGTCAGGTGGTGAATGCCGTGCTGCTGCCACTGCAACTGCTGGCGCTCAACCTGCTCGACGCGGACGTGGCCGTGGTGGGCGACGCGCGACCCGCGCGATGGGTG